A part of Desulfofundulus salinus genomic DNA contains:
- a CDS encoding Wadjet anti-phage system protein JetD domain-containing protein, whose amino-acid sequence MAMDYERYILETLLDKYERSALARGKGGNRRIWLHFNQRTMPRYFDDTTVRYKEEINGAALALERRGLIEIRWVKFEENNLIEKVALNTGRLDEVYSRLKRRPRAEQFQELARLARHYARGAAPWAQEFFHTVARRLEEEESQPYLNPADREHSEQLFMVIREISLLQEEIPRRVFSLRVLGNSKAFNNLAPTVARIVRDFHPDWGKDGGGKETTLTAAEVNQVLAEVGVVDNPQHIFISGGLEFAVEGRTLRVGDFSPDLGLPAEMVDRLTVKNVAADYIITIENLTPFYQFIKTCRDKFLAIYLGGYHNTVRRRFLSKLREYLAGTGRAVPFYHWGDIDYGGFSIFVHLQKRCLPGLKPLYMDVPTLERYRRFASPFTAAYGRRLRSLLEDPDYRLFHPVIQKMLQEGLRLEQECVEPPPSLYEPGERKV is encoded by the coding sequence ATGGCCATGGACTACGAACGCTATATTCTGGAGACTCTGCTGGACAAGTATGAGCGCAGCGCCCTGGCCAGGGGCAAAGGGGGCAACCGCCGCATCTGGCTTCATTTCAACCAGCGTACCATGCCCCGTTATTTTGACGATACCACCGTCCGGTATAAGGAAGAGATCAATGGGGCCGCCCTGGCTTTAGAGCGCCGGGGGTTAATTGAGATTCGCTGGGTCAAGTTTGAGGAAAACAATCTCATCGAGAAAGTGGCCTTAAATACTGGTCGCCTGGACGAGGTCTACTCCCGGCTGAAACGGCGTCCCAGGGCGGAGCAATTCCAGGAACTGGCCCGCCTGGCCAGGCACTATGCCCGGGGGGCGGCCCCCTGGGCGCAGGAATTCTTCCATACTGTTGCCCGGCGGCTGGAAGAAGAGGAAAGCCAGCCCTACCTGAATCCCGCGGACCGGGAGCATTCGGAGCAGCTTTTCATGGTCATTCGTGAGATCAGCCTTCTGCAGGAAGAGATACCCAGGCGGGTTTTCAGCCTGCGGGTGCTGGGCAACAGCAAGGCTTTTAACAATCTGGCTCCAACTGTGGCCCGAATTGTCCGGGATTTCCACCCGGACTGGGGGAAAGACGGCGGTGGAAAAGAGACCACCCTTACTGCCGCAGAGGTCAATCAGGTCCTGGCCGAAGTGGGGGTTGTGGACAACCCCCAGCACATTTTCATCAGCGGCGGCCTGGAATTTGCTGTCGAAGGCCGTACCCTGCGGGTGGGAGATTTTTCCCCAGACCTGGGGCTGCCGGCGGAGATGGTGGACCGGTTGACGGTCAAAAATGTTGCCGCCGATTATATCATCACCATTGAAAACCTGACCCCCTTTTACCAGTTCATTAAGACCTGCCGGGATAAATTTCTGGCCATATACCTGGGGGGTTATCATAACACGGTCCGCCGGCGGTTTTTAAGTAAACTGCGGGAATATCTGGCCGGTACCGGCCGGGCGGTGCCGTTTTACCACTGGGGCGACATTGACTACGGGGGTTTTTCCATCTTTGTCCACCTGCAGAAGCGCTGCCTGCCCGGGCTGAAGCCCCTGTACATGGATGTGCCCACCCTGGAACGATACCGCCGGTTTGCTTCGCCCTTTACCGCCGCATACGGCCGGCGCCTCCGTTCTCTGCTGGAAGACCCGGATTACCGCCTCTTCCACCCCGTGATTCAAAAAATGCTCCAGGAGGGCCTGCGCCTGGAACAGGAGTGTGTGGAGCCGCCGCCCTCTCTCTATGAACCGGGGGAGCGAAAGGTATAA
- a CDS encoding ATP-binding protein, with protein MKELTGIRLINWHYFTNETIRIRGSTLITGDNGSGKSTILDAIQYVLVADLRRVKFNISAFDETRRDLLGYVRCKTGRDSESGRKYERQGDVTSYVVLEFYDTSRKNYFLLGAVIDSYADDVTYESRFFKIEDCRLDDSLFLAGKHPRNIREFRAAVRDRRATIYPTVEKYQADLLHKLGSLGDRFFTLFVKAISFKPITDIRQFVYSYVLEEKQINIDIMRENLQRYKEYSDLAAQTREKITALEAIREKYQEIQRDRERALIQDYVILRANRDGVAANLQANLEQARALEEELARLSQALDGARERLKRCREEERSYRDALAANTTWQLVERLKGEIRTLKERVKELSRACSQVAETAREECRVLAQLLDEAGEDLLLPAERNILAELVDGLQGLAAGGDGQVGEGQPLPPGDGEALDALGRLIDRGRETLGRVRERVQEQAWEIRRKLKELDQEEQTLQQELASLRNKKHIYDRKVTDLRDLIREKFRAVKGIDVEPRVLCELLEVPDEKWQDAVEGWLNTRRFDLIVEPEHFDYALSVYEKHKKERRISGVGLVNTGRVLKYLNRIEPNSLACEVRSQNRYALAYVHQLMGDLIKCENEQELKNYRRAITPTCMTYSNHTARQIKFEVYETPFIGERAYARQIARKEARLQEIAAARKELLPRLERLERLSQTTSGRDEHYIFLKERRGTWLELAALRQDLSAREQELAGVDTSGIDALQQKLDQLELEMDALNDRIEKYNQRQGELLTTLEQKRTERVTLEDEHARLEEEFRQFCSINSRVVPEGERRYAREIRRHSPQEVAANFAHNRKSVETLILNKEKALELLKAEYNNKYQFGGRIEADENDEWVQEYKKLVESELPAYEEKINQAKKEAEEEFKEHFIYKLRENIQNARNEFDFLNEALKDISFGGDKYRFLVYPSERHRKFYQMLEDTEMVEGGVSLFDSVFQQRHREALDELFDKIINLPPRYLPESIAEYTDYRSFLDYDIKITHASGETSTFSKVCREKSGGETQTPYYVAIVASFAQLYRAKTNRDSIRLMLFDEAFNRMDIDRMENSLRFINEMGMQAIIAAPTDKCEFISPHVPTTLLVMRDGKNSWIEDYKQFKEAVGESRIEAAERAAG; from the coding sequence TTGAAAGAATTAACCGGCATCAGGTTGATCAACTGGCACTATTTTACCAACGAAACCATACGCATCCGGGGCAGCACCCTGATCACCGGGGACAACGGCAGCGGCAAATCCACCATTCTGGACGCCATCCAGTACGTGCTGGTGGCCGACCTGCGGCGGGTTAAATTTAACATTTCCGCCTTTGATGAGACCAGGCGGGATCTGCTGGGTTACGTGCGCTGCAAGACCGGGCGGGACAGCGAGAGCGGCCGCAAGTACGAGCGCCAGGGCGACGTTACTTCCTATGTGGTCCTGGAATTCTACGATACCTCCAGGAAAAACTACTTCCTTTTGGGGGCGGTCATTGATTCCTACGCCGATGACGTGACCTATGAAAGCCGTTTTTTCAAAATCGAGGACTGCCGCCTGGACGACAGCCTTTTTTTAGCGGGCAAGCACCCCCGCAATATCCGGGAGTTCCGGGCCGCGGTGAGGGACCGCAGGGCCACCATTTATCCCACGGTGGAAAAATACCAGGCCGATTTGCTCCACAAGCTGGGTTCCCTGGGGGACCGGTTCTTTACCCTTTTCGTAAAGGCCATCTCCTTCAAGCCGATAACGGACATCCGCCAGTTTGTTTACTCCTACGTGCTGGAGGAGAAGCAAATAAATATAGACATCATGCGGGAGAACCTCCAGCGCTACAAGGAGTACAGCGACCTGGCGGCCCAGACCAGGGAGAAAATAACCGCTCTGGAAGCTATCCGGGAAAAATACCAGGAGATCCAGCGGGACCGGGAAAGGGCCCTGATCCAGGATTACGTGATCCTGCGGGCCAACCGGGACGGGGTGGCGGCCAATTTGCAGGCCAATCTGGAACAGGCCCGGGCCCTGGAAGAGGAGCTGGCCCGGTTGAGCCAGGCTCTGGACGGGGCCAGGGAGCGGTTGAAACGCTGCCGGGAGGAGGAGCGGTCCTACCGGGACGCCCTGGCGGCCAATACCACCTGGCAGCTGGTGGAGCGTTTGAAAGGTGAGATCCGCACCCTCAAGGAACGGGTGAAGGAACTGTCCCGCGCTTGCAGCCAGGTAGCTGAAACCGCCCGGGAAGAATGCCGGGTGCTGGCGCAACTCCTGGACGAGGCGGGGGAAGATTTGCTTTTACCGGCTGAGCGCAATATACTCGCGGAGCTGGTGGACGGGCTCCAGGGGCTGGCCGCGGGCGGTGACGGGCAGGTTGGGGAGGGGCAGCCCCTGCCCCCCGGTGACGGGGAAGCCCTCGATGCCCTGGGCCGGTTGATTGACCGGGGCCGGGAAACCCTGGGGAGGGTACGGGAAAGGGTGCAGGAACAGGCCTGGGAAATCCGGCGCAAGCTGAAGGAGCTGGATCAGGAGGAACAGACCCTGCAGCAGGAACTGGCCAGCCTGCGCAACAAGAAGCATATTTACGACCGCAAGGTGACCGACCTGCGGGATCTGATCCGGGAGAAATTCCGCGCAGTGAAAGGCATTGACGTGGAGCCCAGGGTGCTCTGCGAGCTTCTGGAAGTTCCCGACGAGAAGTGGCAGGACGCGGTGGAGGGCTGGCTCAACACCCGGCGCTTCGACCTGATTGTGGAGCCGGAACATTTTGATTATGCCCTTTCCGTATATGAAAAACACAAAAAGGAACGGCGCATCTCAGGGGTGGGCCTGGTCAATACCGGCCGGGTGTTGAAGTACTTGAACCGCATTGAACCCAACTCCCTGGCCTGCGAGGTGCGCTCCCAGAACCGCTACGCCCTGGCCTACGTCCACCAGCTGATGGGCGACCTGATCAAGTGTGAAAATGAACAGGAACTGAAAAATTACCGCCGGGCAATTACCCCGACCTGCATGACCTACAGCAATCATACCGCCCGGCAGATTAAATTTGAAGTTTACGAAACTCCTTTTATCGGTGAACGGGCCTATGCCCGCCAGATTGCCCGCAAAGAAGCCCGCCTGCAGGAGATTGCTGCGGCGCGGAAGGAATTGCTCCCCCGGTTGGAAAGGCTGGAAAGGCTGAGCCAGACGACAAGCGGCCGGGACGAGCACTACATCTTCCTGAAAGAGCGCCGGGGGACGTGGCTGGAGCTGGCCGCGTTACGGCAGGATCTGTCCGCCAGGGAACAGGAACTGGCCGGGGTGGATACTTCAGGCATTGACGCCCTGCAGCAAAAGCTGGATCAACTGGAACTGGAAATGGACGCCTTGAACGACCGGATTGAGAAATATAATCAGCGGCAGGGAGAATTACTGACCACCCTGGAACAGAAGAGAACGGAACGGGTGACCCTGGAAGACGAGCATGCCCGGCTGGAAGAGGAGTTCCGGCAGTTTTGCTCCATAAACTCCCGTGTTGTGCCCGAGGGGGAAAGGCGTTACGCCCGGGAGATCCGGCGCCATTCGCCCCAGGAGGTAGCGGCCAACTTCGCCCACAACCGCAAGAGCGTGGAAACGCTTATTCTTAACAAGGAAAAGGCCCTGGAACTCCTCAAGGCCGAATATAACAATAAGTACCAGTTCGGCGGGCGAATAGAAGCGGATGAGAATGACGAGTGGGTACAGGAGTATAAGAAACTGGTGGAAAGCGAGTTGCCCGCATATGAGGAAAAAATCAACCAGGCCAAAAAGGAAGCCGAGGAGGAGTTCAAGGAGCACTTCATCTACAAGCTGCGGGAGAACATTCAAAACGCCCGCAATGAATTTGACTTCTTGAACGAAGCTTTAAAGGATATTTCCTTTGGCGGAGATAAATACCGTTTTCTGGTATACCCTTCCGAAAGGCACCGCAAGTTCTACCAGATGCTGGAGGATACGGAAATGGTGGAGGGAGGTGTCTCCCTTTTTGACAGTGTTTTTCAGCAGCGGCACCGGGAGGCCCTGGACGAGCTGTTTGATAAAATCATCAACCTGCCGCCCAGGTACCTGCCCGAAAGCATTGCGGAATACACCGATTACCGCAGTTTTCTGGATTATGATATCAAAATTACCCATGCCAGCGGTGAAACCTCTACCTTCAGCAAGGTCTGCCGGGAAAAGTCGGGTGGCGAGACCCAGACCCCCTATTACGTGGCCATTGTGGCTTCTTTTGCCCAGCTCTACCGCGCCAAGACCAACCGGGACAGCATCCGGTTGATGCTCTTTGACGAGGCCTTCAACCGGATGGATATCGACCGCATGGAAAATTCCCTGCGCTTTATCAATGAGATGGGCATGCAGGCCATCATCGCCGCCCCTACCGACAAGTGCGAGTTTATCAGCCCCCATGTACCCACCACCCTCCTGGTGATGCGCGACGGGAAAAACAGCTGGATAGAGGATTACAAGCAGTTTAAGGAAGCGGTTGGCGAAAGCCGGATCGAGGCGGCGGAAAGGGCGGCGGGTTGA
- a CDS encoding DUF4194 domain-containing protein, which translates to MELLEQWNRLLPAEREEFTRVVNRLLSCTFITRKNEENRRDYYFIERHEDLLRAYLKLGGWSLEGDRAYGVYRVFSDFAYNRLRLKLEESIIILILRLCYEEKRRQINVTENIMITVREIQDKYAALKIRNRPIDKKTLRETMGLLKRFNILRVLDGEVTDPDCRLEVFPTILFALRVEDIRQVYEKLDTYRRAGAEEGREEENGNMQ; encoded by the coding sequence ATGGAACTGCTGGAACAGTGGAACCGCCTGCTTCCGGCGGAGCGGGAGGAGTTTACCCGGGTGGTGAACAGGCTTCTCTCCTGCACCTTCATCACCCGCAAGAACGAAGAAAACCGCCGGGACTACTACTTTATTGAACGGCACGAAGACCTCCTGCGGGCCTATTTGAAGCTGGGAGGCTGGAGCCTGGAAGGAGACCGGGCCTATGGGGTCTACCGTGTTTTCAGCGATTTCGCCTATAACCGGCTGCGCCTGAAACTGGAAGAAAGCATTATCATCCTCATCCTGCGCCTCTGCTACGAAGAAAAACGCCGTCAAATCAACGTGACGGAGAACATAATGATTACCGTGCGGGAGATCCAGGACAAGTATGCGGCCCTGAAAATACGCAACCGGCCCATTGACAAAAAAACCCTGCGGGAAACCATGGGCCTGCTCAAACGTTTCAACATCCTGCGGGTGCTGGACGGGGAGGTTACCGATCCCGACTGCCGCCTGGAGGTGTTTCCCACCATTCTCTTCGCCCTGCGGGTGGAGGACATCCGGCAGGTGTACGAAAAGCTGGATACCTACCGCCGGGCCGGGGCGGAGGAAGGGCGGGAAGAGGAAAACGGAAATATGCAGTAG